The following are encoded in a window of Hyalangium minutum genomic DNA:
- a CDS encoding NIF family HAD-type phosphatase, with product MNRTPALSMPLLVSLLSAAPILGCATTAPSPQSEPPPQDAQTAPPAPLGDRVIPPLPAWTDRFAKPNEVPPPFFAITRLMERYSLTRAQAVELQNHYRDLTRANASLDPEQAFATALKRVQENQFERPLDVEQLRQAKFIVVFDLDETLWSQYDPARTPVTCADFVMQGAQAAGTPNVKLIPGWQQAFERIRALGGAIVIFSANLDDPTLARLEQWKFHGTPLLQSPEIAGVLTNSHLILQDKAEEPKNNPVREPSKDLRIFNDDPKAKGVSEKVIIVDDNPVRLFNDQLTHARVIKKFEAKHYCASPGDPRVRKAFDDSLAEVVRELEESAQYMNQKGVGFSRAFLPYSWLGQLTVRFLMESGGLDRAQAIDSVRSNPETVDQKF from the coding sequence GTGAACCGAACCCCTGCGCTGTCGATGCCGCTGCTCGTTTCCCTCCTGTCTGCCGCGCCGATCCTCGGCTGCGCGACGACTGCCCCCTCCCCACAGTCCGAGCCACCTCCGCAAGACGCCCAGACCGCTCCACCCGCTCCGCTCGGCGATCGGGTGATCCCGCCGCTGCCCGCTTGGACCGACAGGTTCGCCAAACCCAACGAGGTCCCGCCTCCCTTCTTCGCCATCACCCGGCTCATGGAGCGCTACTCGCTCACCCGCGCCCAGGCCGTCGAGCTGCAGAACCACTACCGCGATCTCACCCGCGCCAACGCGAGCCTCGATCCGGAGCAGGCCTTCGCCACCGCCCTGAAGCGGGTGCAAGAGAACCAGTTCGAGCGCCCCTTGGATGTGGAGCAGCTCCGCCAGGCGAAGTTCATCGTCGTGTTCGATCTGGATGAGACGCTCTGGAGCCAGTACGACCCGGCCAGGACTCCCGTCACGTGCGCCGACTTCGTCATGCAGGGAGCGCAGGCCGCTGGCACGCCGAACGTGAAGCTCATCCCCGGCTGGCAGCAGGCCTTCGAGCGCATCCGGGCACTGGGCGGCGCCATCGTCATCTTCTCCGCCAACCTGGACGATCCCACCCTCGCCCGGCTGGAGCAGTGGAAGTTCCACGGCACCCCGCTCCTCCAGTCCCCCGAGATCGCTGGCGTCCTCACCAACAGCCACCTCATCCTGCAGGACAAGGCCGAGGAGCCGAAGAACAACCCCGTCCGCGAGCCCTCCAAGGATCTGCGCATCTTCAATGACGATCCCAAGGCCAAGGGAGTCTCGGAGAAGGTGATCATCGTCGACGACAACCCGGTGCGCCTCTTCAACGATCAGCTGACCCACGCCCGCGTCATCAAGAAGTTCGAGGCCAAGCACTACTGCGCATCCCCCGGGGATCCGCGGGTGCGCAAGGCCTTCGATGACTCGCTGGCGGAGGTGGTGCGCGAGCTCGAAGAGTCAGCCCAGTACATGAACCAGAAGGGCGTGGGCTTCTCGAGGGCCTTCCTGCCCTACTCATGGCTGGGGCAGCTCACCGTGCGCTTCCTCATGGAGAGCGGCGGCCTGGATCGCGCCCAAGCCATCGACTCCGTGCGCAGCAATCCCGAGACCGTGGATCAGAAGTTCTGA
- a CDS encoding biotin-dependent carboxyltransferase family protein, which yields MSLHVQKPGLFTTIQDAGRPGHGRWGVSPGGAMDPLALALANRLVGNSAQAAALEVTALGPELVFEEEATFAVTGADLSATLEGIRLPLAQAHRARSGQVLKFGARVQGARAYVAVAGGLARGARPFMGSVATDIETGLGGLSGRPLRAGDVLELEPQPSFQPRTVPSGWERWYEPRDVVRFIPEEGTRLLPEALERFTGSRFRISPRSNRVGYRLEGTPLPTESTGMQLSEPVAPGTLQLPPDGNPIVLMADRQTTGGYPRLGHVIRADVPKLAQLWLGDRVSFRAVALEEARQALHELQSWLDTAVV from the coding sequence GTGAGCCTCCACGTCCAGAAGCCAGGGCTGTTCACGACGATCCAGGATGCTGGCCGGCCGGGGCACGGACGGTGGGGCGTGTCTCCGGGCGGTGCGATGGATCCGCTCGCGCTGGCGCTCGCCAATCGTCTGGTAGGAAACAGTGCCCAGGCTGCGGCGCTCGAGGTGACGGCCCTAGGACCGGAGCTGGTGTTCGAGGAAGAGGCCACCTTCGCGGTGACAGGAGCGGATCTCAGCGCCACCTTGGAGGGAATTCGGCTGCCGCTGGCTCAGGCCCACCGCGCCCGCTCCGGGCAGGTACTCAAGTTCGGTGCCCGAGTTCAGGGCGCGCGAGCGTATGTGGCAGTGGCTGGAGGGTTGGCTCGCGGCGCGCGGCCCTTCATGGGCAGTGTGGCCACCGACATCGAGACAGGACTGGGGGGGCTCAGTGGCAGGCCGTTGCGCGCGGGGGATGTGCTCGAGCTGGAGCCTCAGCCCTCCTTTCAGCCGAGAACGGTCCCGTCAGGCTGGGAGCGCTGGTACGAACCTCGCGACGTGGTGCGCTTCATCCCCGAGGAGGGCACACGGCTCCTGCCCGAGGCGCTCGAGCGCTTCACGGGCTCGCGCTTCCGGATCTCGCCGCGCTCGAACCGCGTGGGGTACCGGCTCGAAGGCACGCCCCTGCCCACGGAGTCCACCGGGATGCAGCTCTCGGAGCCTGTCGCCCCCGGGACCCTTCAGCTCCCTCCGGACGGCAACCCCATCGTGCTGATGGCGGATCGGCAGACCACCGGGGGCTATCCTCGGCTCGGACACGTCATCCGCGCCGACGTGCCCAAGCTCGCACAGCTGTGGCTGGGAGACAGGGTGAGCTTCCGTGCCGTCGCGCTCGAAGAGGCCCGGCAGGCCCTGCACGAGCTGCAGTCCTGGCTCGACACGGCGGTGGTGTGA
- a CDS encoding 5-oxoprolinase subunit PxpA, protein MDCLLNIDLGELPGEDEQLYALAHVANIACGGHAGDEASIRSALEQCLRHGTLAGAHPSYADREGFGRRALDVPPEVLRAQVVEQCTRLATQARALSLPVKYAKPHGALYHSANKSPELARAVVSAVREVLGSDVTVIGPPSGALREAAQGEGLAYAREGFADRGILPDGSLIPRGQPGAVITDPQVARQNAIRLAQAGSIDTLCVHGDTPGAVTVAREVRAALDALTKKSQARTART, encoded by the coding sequence ATGGACTGTCTTCTCAACATTGATCTCGGTGAGCTGCCCGGGGAGGACGAGCAGCTCTATGCGCTCGCCCATGTGGCCAACATCGCCTGCGGCGGCCACGCGGGGGATGAAGCCTCCATCCGCTCCGCCCTGGAGCAGTGCCTCCGCCATGGAACCCTGGCCGGCGCCCACCCCTCCTACGCGGATCGCGAGGGCTTCGGGCGGCGCGCTCTGGACGTGCCTCCCGAGGTGCTGCGCGCCCAGGTGGTGGAGCAGTGCACCCGGCTCGCCACCCAGGCCCGAGCCCTGAGCCTGCCGGTGAAGTACGCCAAGCCGCACGGTGCGCTCTACCACTCGGCCAACAAGTCCCCGGAGCTGGCGCGGGCAGTGGTGTCCGCAGTGCGCGAGGTGCTCGGCTCCGACGTCACCGTCATCGGCCCGCCCTCCGGCGCACTGCGCGAGGCGGCCCAGGGAGAGGGGCTCGCCTACGCTCGGGAAGGATTCGCGGATCGCGGCATACTGCCGGACGGCTCGCTCATTCCCCGAGGCCAGCCTGGTGCCGTCATCACCGATCCCCAGGTGGCCCGGCAGAACGCGATCCGCCTGGCCCAGGCGGGATCCATCGATACCCTCTGCGTCCATGGCGACACCCCAGGCGCGGTGACCGTGGCGCGAGAGGTCCGTGCCGCGCTCGATGCGCTGACGAAAAAGTCCCAGGCCCGCACCGCGAGGACGTAA
- the pxpB gene encoding 5-oxoprolinase subunit PxpB encodes MPHLQPMGDSAFILRFGDAISLEIHERVVATLRVLDSWRERWVVDLVPGYASVMVHYDALQVDPERVRRWLEDALPRARPEATPHRIIEVPVWYHPSVAPDLEPLAQEKGLTVEELVRLHTAPEYIVYMLGFRPGFPFLGGLNPRLFSPRLATPRPTIPAGSVGIGGQQTGIYPLKSPGGWRLIGRTPWKLFDPGVDPPVTLGVGDHLRFVSITEAQFRELGGGVQ; translated from the coding sequence ATGCCTCACCTCCAACCGATGGGTGATTCAGCCTTCATCCTCCGCTTCGGAGACGCCATCTCCCTGGAGATCCATGAGCGCGTCGTCGCGACCTTGCGCGTCCTCGATTCTTGGCGTGAGCGCTGGGTCGTGGATCTCGTGCCCGGCTACGCGAGCGTCATGGTCCACTACGACGCGCTACAGGTGGATCCCGAGCGGGTACGGCGCTGGCTGGAGGACGCGCTCCCCCGCGCGAGGCCCGAGGCCACCCCCCACCGGATCATCGAAGTGCCGGTCTGGTACCACCCGTCCGTCGCGCCGGATCTCGAGCCCCTCGCACAAGAGAAGGGCCTCACCGTGGAGGAGCTCGTCCGCCTCCACACGGCTCCTGAATACATTGTCTACATGCTGGGTTTCCGTCCCGGCTTCCCATTTCTGGGCGGGCTGAATCCCCGCTTGTTTTCACCCCGCCTGGCGACGCCTCGCCCCACCATACCTGCTGGGTCGGTTGGGATCGGTGGCCAGCAGACAGGCATTTATCCGCTCAAGAGCCCGGGTGGCTGGCGGCTGATCGGGCGGACTCCCTGGAAGCTCTTTGATCCAGGAGTGGATCCGCCCGTGACCCTGGGTGTGGGAGATCACCTTCGCTTCGTCTCCATCACCGAAGCTCAGTTTCGAGAGCTCGGCGGAGGCGTGCAGTGA
- a CDS encoding terpene synthase family protein translates to MRTIEIPELYCPFPAAISPHVEAVQKQVNQWMQARRYFRTEAQLERFKAAKFAWLTGRVHPDASFEDLLLVATYMSWLFLVDDLYDEAEMGRYPERLKAQLGEIIDRMKHPRPLRGDEGPVMVGLADLWERMRQRGTPRWEQRFIQTFEGYAYACHWEAENRASHRVPPLAEYMEFRRHTSALYQFFSLVELVEGVALTPEILEYVHALEVRADDGVSWVNDMLSLDKEVRAGDVHNLVLVLQHEYGLSAQGAMDHAARLYNQRMREYVELERGLPSYGLETDVALQRYLKGLRCWVRGNLDWSYESGRYGKALAVMTEVRAAS, encoded by the coding sequence TTGAGGACCATCGAAATCCCGGAGCTGTATTGCCCGTTTCCAGCAGCCATCAGTCCTCACGTGGAAGCGGTCCAGAAACAGGTCAACCAATGGATGCAGGCCCGGCGCTACTTCCGCACGGAGGCGCAATTGGAGCGCTTCAAGGCGGCCAAGTTCGCCTGGCTGACGGGCCGGGTGCACCCGGATGCCAGCTTCGAGGATCTGCTCCTGGTGGCCACTTACATGAGCTGGCTGTTCCTGGTGGATGATCTGTACGACGAGGCGGAGATGGGGCGCTACCCGGAGCGCTTGAAGGCCCAGCTCGGCGAGATCATCGATCGCATGAAACATCCCCGTCCCCTGCGGGGGGATGAAGGCCCGGTGATGGTGGGCCTGGCGGACCTCTGGGAGCGGATGCGCCAGCGCGGCACGCCCCGCTGGGAGCAGCGCTTCATCCAGACCTTCGAGGGCTACGCCTACGCCTGCCACTGGGAGGCGGAGAACCGGGCCAGCCACCGGGTTCCCCCGCTGGCCGAGTACATGGAGTTCCGGCGGCACACCTCCGCGCTCTATCAGTTCTTCTCGCTGGTGGAGCTGGTGGAGGGAGTGGCGCTGACGCCGGAGATCCTCGAGTACGTCCACGCGCTGGAGGTGCGGGCGGACGATGGCGTGTCCTGGGTGAACGATATGCTCTCGCTCGACAAGGAAGTACGGGCGGGGGACGTGCACAACCTGGTCCTCGTTCTGCAGCATGAGTACGGGCTGAGCGCGCAGGGGGCAATGGACCATGCCGCGCGGCTCTACAACCAGCGCATGCGCGAGTACGTGGAGCTGGAGCGGGGCCTGCCCTCCTACGGGCTGGAGACGGATGTGGCGCTCCAGCGCTACTTGAAGGGCCTGCGCTGCTGGGTGCGCGGCAACCTCGACTGGTCCTACGAGTCCGGGCGCTACGGGAAGGCCTTGGCCGTGATGACCGAGGTGCGGGCCGCTTCCTGA
- a CDS encoding two-component system sensor histidine kinase NtrB, which produces MASTSSSAALSDSFRSSVPEGTSRKPRSWILDRLDSLLSKELRQGTPSALVRNRVLAGSSVLLLLLAVISVVTFPEPGLRIVVGILCVLYGSATVMLRRVKSHLLPASILCAASFVGGGTLLVMLRDGAPYFGTHAGLMLQPALAVYLLGARRGLFVALAWVCVSLLFPFYYTQFGQGARGLADMLLWPLYFCAAFSFFSSWGLGSLHSSALTEAQGTIERTLKELRDSENHLSSLIESTDDLVISLDTEGRMVTANTAAKRVCQKLFGQAPVVGHSFFPEHLGEMRELWEQRLSLALAGQRQRYEEEQELDGVHMTFDISVNPIHDTEGRIKGVTVFARDITARKEAELRLGEMHRTLVDVSRQAGMAEIATGVLHNVGNTLNSVNVSTTLVIDKLRQSRLPGLSRACALMEERTPDLCRFLTEDPQGKLLPSYLSALSDQLQQEHTAALKELRSLSDSIEHMKFVISMQQKYARTAGTSEELYVPQLIDEALRLHAVSFENLGIRIERDYAGVPPVLLDRHRLLQILVNLLSNARDALISSGTREKRLTIGIHPASESGRLLIQVSDNGIGIAPENTARMFTQGFTTKKDGHGFGLHISALAAMEMKGRLTCSSPGLGQGATFTLELPTAAEAPAERAFA; this is translated from the coding sequence ATGGCAAGCACTTCCTCCTCTGCGGCCCTCTCTGACTCATTCCGCTCCTCGGTTCCAGAAGGAACCTCCAGAAAACCCCGGTCGTGGATCCTGGACCGCCTGGACTCGCTGCTCTCGAAGGAGCTCCGGCAAGGCACGCCCTCGGCGCTGGTGCGCAACCGTGTCCTTGCGGGGAGCAGCGTCCTGCTGCTGCTGCTGGCCGTGATCAGCGTGGTGACGTTCCCCGAGCCCGGGCTGCGCATCGTCGTGGGCATCCTCTGCGTGCTCTATGGCTCCGCGACGGTGATGTTGAGGCGTGTGAAGTCCCACCTGCTCCCGGCGAGCATCTTGTGCGCCGCCTCGTTCGTGGGAGGCGGGACGTTGCTCGTCATGCTGCGGGATGGGGCGCCCTACTTTGGGACGCACGCGGGGCTGATGCTGCAGCCCGCGCTGGCAGTCTACCTGCTGGGCGCGCGGCGGGGACTCTTCGTGGCGCTCGCCTGGGTCTGTGTGTCGCTGCTCTTCCCGTTCTATTACACGCAGTTCGGCCAGGGCGCGAGGGGGCTGGCGGACATGCTCCTGTGGCCGCTCTACTTCTGCGCCGCCTTCTCCTTCTTCAGCTCCTGGGGGCTGGGCTCGCTGCACAGCTCCGCGCTCACCGAGGCCCAGGGCACCATCGAGCGCACGCTGAAGGAGCTGCGCGACAGCGAGAACCACCTGTCCAGCCTCATCGAGAGCACGGATGATCTGGTGATCTCCCTGGACACCGAAGGGCGGATGGTGACCGCCAACACCGCGGCGAAGCGGGTGTGCCAGAAACTCTTCGGCCAAGCGCCCGTGGTGGGCCATTCCTTCTTCCCTGAGCACCTCGGCGAGATGCGGGAGCTCTGGGAGCAGCGGCTGTCCCTGGCGCTCGCCGGACAGCGCCAGCGCTACGAGGAGGAGCAGGAGCTCGACGGTGTCCACATGACGTTCGACATCAGCGTCAACCCCATCCACGACACCGAGGGACGCATCAAGGGCGTCACCGTCTTCGCCCGGGACATCACCGCGCGCAAGGAGGCGGAGCTGCGGCTGGGAGAGATGCACCGAACCCTGGTGGACGTGTCCCGCCAGGCAGGCATGGCGGAGATTGCCACCGGCGTGCTGCACAACGTGGGCAACACCCTCAACAGCGTCAACGTCTCCACGACGCTCGTCATCGACAAGCTGCGCCAGTCCCGCCTCCCCGGGCTGTCCCGGGCCTGCGCTCTGATGGAGGAGCGCACCCCGGATCTGTGCCGGTTCCTCACAGAGGATCCCCAGGGCAAGCTGCTGCCCTCATACCTGTCCGCCCTGTCCGATCAGCTCCAGCAAGAGCACACCGCCGCGCTCAAGGAGCTGCGCTCGCTCAGCGACAGCATCGAGCACATGAAGTTCGTCATCAGCATGCAGCAGAAGTACGCGCGCACCGCTGGAACCTCGGAGGAGCTGTACGTGCCCCAGCTCATCGACGAGGCGCTGCGCCTGCACGCCGTCTCCTTCGAGAACCTGGGCATCCGCATCGAGCGCGACTACGCGGGTGTGCCCCCCGTGCTGCTCGACAGGCACCGGCTGCTCCAGATCCTGGTGAACCTGCTGAGCAATGCCCGAGACGCGCTCATCTCCAGCGGCACTCGGGAGAAGCGGCTGACCATTGGCATCCACCCCGCCTCCGAGAGCGGGCGCCTGCTGATCCAGGTGTCGGACAACGGCATCGGCATTGCCCCGGAGAACACGGCGCGCATGTTCACCCAGGGCTTTACGACGAAGAAGGACGGCCACGGCTTCGGCCTGCACATCAGCGCCCTGGCGGCCATGGAGATGAAGGGCCGGCTCACCTGCTCCAGCCCCGGACTGGGCCAGGGCGCCACCTTCACGCTGGAGCTGCCTACCGCCGCCGAGGCCCCCGCCGAGCGCGCCTTCGCCTGA
- a CDS encoding TonB-dependent receptor, producing MTERRTPRCAGLLVLALCLASSQALAQGTSVLLGNVTDTVTKRPVADVVVTATSPKLQGEQAVVTDEDGNYRIPQLPPGVYTLRFEKEAFKPYSRENIALRLDYSVRVNVELIPESALTEEIQVVAQAPTVDIGSTSSGVNVSESFVRNIAVVAPTGKGAASRSFESLAELAPGANADTYGVSVSGATSPENQYIVDGISVNDPGFGINGTPLSVEFIGEVNVISGGYLPEYGRSTGGVVNAVTKSGSNEFHGSVFGNFSPGGLSGSPTEIRQEAGTISGRSSLWNLGDVGAELGGPILKDKLWFYVGVAPSFTRYQLERNLNALVLGENGELAQDERGFTQTRPIEGTQKFYFADQKTFQYIGKLTYLLNADHNVAVTVTGSPSSSGGSGKFSISERTGAPEVDRISGEYGAIATQRSNSSLDTSLKWSSSFLEKRLLFNATVGWHHQKLSVRASDGTQGGTMEGLAGISNVTWQRTTPSQHSITEFESLQDPSVCDSPNPAISTLCPVLSYLTGGPGRLDDATLDRYQAKAVGTYLVNAAGQHVFKAGIDLEQMVYDHTRSVTGRTVLIESDEGDYFYDYRQYGYLVAPDQVMIQDSQSPLSKSNAAGAFVQDSWTMLDNTATLNLGLRYDTQQLVGGGKTALVLPYQWSPRLGLIVDPTRTGRMKIFGSYARYYESVPLDMVDRSFPGEPGVRSSKDATKCDPRDPEQQRGICQSDEVRLRDQDPLDANALWSTVGAGATIVDPAIKPQSTDEFTVGGEYEVIANARVGLSYTRRTLNIAIEDMSRDDGATYFIGNPGYGFAKDFVKPKRNYDGMTLFFQKNFSNLWLAQVSYTWSRLYGNYEGLFRSDTGQLDPNINSDFDLVSLLPNRSGLLPADRTHQLKAFGAREFVLRPGLSLNLGLSYRGSSGTPLSYLGAHVDYGAGQAYILPRGTAGRLPWVNRFDSRLAVNYQLAKDITASVSLDVFNVFNFQTATAYDQNYTYSPVLPIVGGTRADLPGKVLDAETEEPIPDEAINKNFGKPTAYQAPRSFRFGARVSF from the coding sequence ATGACAGAGAGAAGGACTCCCCGGTGCGCCGGACTGTTGGTGCTAGCCCTGTGTTTGGCGAGCAGCCAGGCCCTGGCTCAAGGCACCTCGGTGTTGCTCGGCAATGTGACGGACACCGTGACGAAGCGCCCTGTGGCCGACGTGGTGGTGACGGCCACGTCTCCCAAGCTGCAGGGTGAGCAGGCGGTCGTCACGGATGAAGACGGCAACTACCGCATCCCCCAGCTGCCCCCCGGCGTCTACACGCTCCGCTTCGAGAAAGAGGCCTTCAAGCCCTACAGCCGGGAGAACATCGCCCTGCGGCTGGACTACTCGGTGCGTGTCAACGTGGAGCTTATTCCCGAGTCCGCGCTCACCGAGGAGATCCAGGTGGTGGCGCAGGCCCCCACGGTGGACATCGGCTCCACCTCCTCGGGGGTGAACGTCAGCGAGTCCTTCGTGCGGAACATCGCCGTGGTGGCGCCGACGGGGAAGGGGGCGGCCTCGCGCTCCTTCGAGTCCCTGGCCGAGCTGGCCCCGGGCGCTAACGCGGACACCTACGGTGTCTCGGTGAGCGGCGCCACGTCTCCCGAGAACCAATACATCGTCGACGGTATCTCGGTGAATGATCCAGGCTTCGGTATCAACGGCACGCCGCTGAGCGTGGAGTTCATCGGCGAGGTGAACGTCATCAGCGGCGGCTACCTGCCGGAGTACGGCCGCTCCACGGGCGGCGTCGTCAACGCGGTGACGAAGTCCGGCTCCAACGAGTTCCACGGCTCGGTGTTCGGCAACTTCTCCCCGGGAGGGCTCAGCGGCAGCCCCACGGAGATCCGCCAGGAGGCGGGCACCATCTCCGGCCGGTCCTCTCTGTGGAACCTGGGCGACGTGGGCGCGGAGCTGGGCGGACCCATCCTCAAGGACAAGCTCTGGTTCTACGTGGGCGTGGCACCCTCGTTCACGCGCTACCAGCTGGAGCGCAACCTCAACGCCCTGGTGCTGGGCGAGAACGGCGAGCTCGCCCAGGACGAGCGCGGCTTCACGCAGACGCGGCCCATCGAGGGCACGCAGAAGTTCTACTTCGCGGATCAGAAGACGTTCCAGTACATCGGCAAGCTCACCTATCTGCTCAACGCGGACCACAACGTGGCGGTGACGGTGACGGGCTCTCCCTCGTCGTCGGGAGGCTCGGGCAAGTTCTCCATCAGCGAGCGCACGGGCGCGCCCGAGGTGGATCGCATCTCGGGTGAGTACGGCGCCATCGCCACCCAGCGCAGCAACAGCAGCCTGGACACCAGCCTCAAGTGGTCCTCCTCGTTCCTGGAGAAGCGGCTGCTCTTCAACGCCACGGTGGGCTGGCATCACCAGAAGCTCTCGGTGCGCGCCTCGGACGGCACGCAGGGCGGCACCATGGAGGGGCTGGCGGGCATCTCCAACGTCACCTGGCAGCGGACCACGCCCTCGCAGCACTCCATCACCGAGTTCGAGTCCCTGCAGGATCCGTCCGTGTGCGACTCGCCCAACCCGGCGATCTCCACGCTGTGCCCGGTGCTCTCGTACCTGACGGGTGGCCCAGGCCGCCTGGATGACGCGACGCTGGATCGCTACCAGGCCAAGGCGGTGGGCACCTACCTGGTGAACGCCGCGGGCCAGCACGTCTTCAAGGCCGGTATCGATCTGGAGCAGATGGTCTACGACCACACCCGCTCGGTGACGGGCCGCACGGTGCTCATCGAGTCGGACGAGGGGGACTACTTCTACGACTACCGCCAGTACGGCTACCTGGTGGCGCCGGATCAGGTGATGATCCAGGATTCGCAGAGTCCGCTGTCCAAGTCCAACGCCGCGGGCGCGTTCGTCCAGGACAGCTGGACGATGCTGGACAACACGGCCACGCTGAACCTGGGCCTGCGCTACGACACGCAGCAGCTCGTCGGCGGCGGGAAGACGGCACTGGTGCTGCCGTACCAGTGGTCTCCGCGGCTGGGCCTCATTGTGGATCCGACGCGCACGGGCCGCATGAAGATCTTCGGCAGCTATGCGCGGTACTACGAGAGCGTGCCGCTGGACATGGTGGACCGCTCGTTCCCAGGCGAGCCGGGCGTGCGCTCGAGCAAGGACGCCACCAAGTGCGACCCGAGGGATCCGGAGCAGCAGCGCGGTATCTGCCAGAGCGACGAGGTGCGCCTGCGCGATCAGGATCCGCTGGACGCCAACGCCCTCTGGAGCACGGTGGGCGCGGGCGCCACCATCGTGGATCCGGCCATCAAGCCCCAGTCCACGGACGAGTTCACCGTGGGCGGCGAGTACGAGGTGATCGCCAACGCGCGCGTGGGCCTGTCGTACACGCGGCGCACGCTGAACATCGCCATCGAGGACATGAGCCGCGATGACGGCGCCACGTACTTCATCGGCAACCCGGGCTACGGCTTCGCCAAGGACTTCGTGAAGCCGAAGCGCAACTACGATGGGATGACGCTCTTCTTCCAGAAGAACTTCTCCAACCTGTGGCTGGCGCAGGTGAGCTACACGTGGTCGCGGCTCTACGGTAACTACGAGGGGCTGTTCCGCTCGGACACCGGCCAGCTGGATCCGAACATCAACTCGGACTTCGACCTGGTGTCGCTGCTGCCCAACCGGAGCGGCCTGCTGCCAGCGGACCGGACGCACCAGCTCAAGGCGTTCGGCGCGCGCGAGTTCGTGCTGCGGCCGGGGCTGAGCCTGAACCTGGGCCTGTCGTACCGGGGAAGCTCGGGCACGCCGCTGAGCTACCTGGGGGCGCACGTGGACTACGGCGCGGGGCAGGCCTACATCCTGCCGCGCGGCACCGCGGGCCGGCTGCCCTGGGTGAACCGCTTCGACAGCCGCCTGGCGGTCAACTACCAGCTGGCGAAGGACATCACGGCCTCGGTGAGCCTGGATGTGTTCAACGTGTTCAACTTCCAGACGGCCACGGCGTACGACCAGAACTACACGTACTCGCCGGTGCTGCCCATCGTGGGCGGCACGCGGGCGGATCTGCCCGGCAAGGTGCTGGACGCCGAGACGGAGGAGCCGATCCCCGACGAGGCCATCAACAAGAACTTCGGCAAGCCCACCGCGTATCAGGCGCCGCGCTCGTTCCGCTTCGGCGCCCGGGTGTCGTTCTAG